The Humulus lupulus chromosome 4, drHumLupu1.1, whole genome shotgun sequence genome has a window encoding:
- the LOC133832918 gene encoding uncharacterized protein LOC133832918 gives MTNIEKSVKELVTESNLRLVGLLAPYQEVRESTAGSATGGEIPEQEQDVPQPPRRRATGVTIREPSSIPQAAAAPSQHGKGKQKLPEYPEPVLKSFDENVMPSEEEFDLYNNITGVLTMSTGWRRSEEIVAKHAEEIKIVEERLTEQLKAVEAKHAEQLKEVEAKHAEQLRAAEEKATKLGEELKQHQDALVKITEIKEKYREASVLNFKEASKL, from the exons ATGACGAACattgagaagagcgtcaaggagctggtcactgAAAGCAACTTGAGGCTGGTCGGCCTCCTGGCACCTtaccaggaagtgagggagtccacagcagggagtgccactggagGAGAGATCCCTGAGCAGGAACAGGATGTGCCACAACCCCCGAGACGGCGGGCaacaggagtgaccatcagggaaccctctagcaTCCCACAGGCTGCTGCTGCCCCTTCCCAACATGGGAAGGGCAAGCAAAAACTTCCAGAGTACCCCGAGCCCGTACTCAAGTCTTTTGACGAgaatg TCATGCCTTCTGAAGAAGAATTTGACTTGTACAACAACATCACT ggagttctaACTATGAGTACTGGTTGGCGTCGCTCGGAGGAGATTGTTGCCAAGCATGCTGAAGAGATCAAGATAGTCGAGGAAAGACTCACCGAGCAGCTCAAGGCGGTCGAGGCCAAACATGCAGAGCAGCTCAAGGAGGTCGAGGCCAAACATGCCGAGCAGCTGAGAGCAGCTGAGGAGAAAGCTACTAAACTAGGCGAGGAGCTGAAGCAACACCAGGATGCCTTAGTTAAAATAACTGAGATCAAAGAGAAGTATAGGGAGGCTTCAGTGCTGAACTtcaaagaggcctccaaactctAG